In bacterium, the genomic stretch GATACACCTATGACACGGCGGTCACACCCTGCTGCCTCGGAAGCGCGCTTTGCCATTCGCAGCATAGTTGGTCCCATCTTGCCTGCGGCACCGAGGACCATTATGTCCCCGTCCAACCCGCTCAGTGCATCAACAAGGTAATCCGGAGGTTCGCTGAGAATGTCGTCGAGTTGGCTGACATTGTCTATGAGACCTTGATGTCCCAATCCTATGGCCTTAATTACAGCTTCCGAATGATTTGTTCCCTTGATACCTTTCATGCACCGCAGCTCCCGAATATGTTTCACTCTAATACCGGCCGGCCGGTTGGGTCATTATAACACCGGGCAATATCGATATCAAGGAATTCGGCCATATGGAGAGAAATCAGCATAATTTATTTAGACAAGCCTAACTTTGCAAGTTCCGAGCGTATAGTCTTCTCGCCTGCTTCGCCCCTGAAAATGGCCTTCACAACGGCATTCTTATCCAGCACAAACATGGCCGGTATACCACTGACACCATATGTATCAGCTACTTTCATGCCTTGATCCGTGCCTCCGAATGCAACGGGAAACGTTACAGATTTCGACTTCATAAACTCACGCGCATCCTTGGCGCTATTATCCATGCTGATCCCCACTATCTCCAGCCCGGCTGAGTGAAGGTCGCCGTATATCTTTTGAATCACAGGAAGTTCTGTCCGACAGTGCGGGCACCAAGTTGCCCAATATACCAGAAGCATTGGCTTGCCGAAATGGCTGGAGAGTTTGATGGTGCTCTTTCCATCAACACTTGTCAGTTGGAAATCGGGAGCCTTGCTGCCCACCGTAACCGCAGCGCATGCAGGTTCGATTAACATGAAAATTGCCAATATAACAGTTGACAAGGCTATAATCCGGTTGATCGACATATCAGACCTCCGTTGCAGAATATGCGATAAATATATACCCTGATTACGTTGACACACCAAAAGCGGCTATCTATAATGCTCGTGTTAAATACGAATAGTGCGACAAGGAAGAATTAATGGAATTTTCAAGCGAATACCTGGCCTATATGGGCAAAGCACCCAAACGTGTGCCGCACTGGGAACACTGGTCATGCCCCGATGCAGAGACATTTCTGACTGGAATCGATTATTACGAACATCCGAGACTCTGCCGCCAAAAGCTCCAGGAACTATATCCGCAGCTCAATCTTCCGATGTTCGACACGGATGCCCCAAAACCGCGCCCCACACAGGATCAGACTTCATATACTGACGAAGAGGGTCTGCATCATGTCCGATGGGGAGACACTCAATCAAATCACTGGGACTGGGGAGGCCGGTTCAAAAGCGCTGAGGATGTGTTTGCATACTCTCCACTTGAACATGCAAACTTGACGGGCGTGCCGATAAACGAGGGTCGGGACTATTCGAGTGTGGATGCCGTATACAAAGAATACAGACCGGGATTCCCGGAAGATTGGGGAGACACAGCCCCCGAGGGATCTACGGCTATGGTCAGCTTTTATAACACTATGTTTATGTGGCCGCTGCTGACATTCGGCTGGGAACTTTTCCTTGAGACTTGCCTGGATGAAAGATTTGAGCGGATCATGGACGAGTTTGCAGAGATCAACAGGCGTCTGTTTACCGCATTTGCCAGGCTGCCGGTGAATTTCGTGATCTGCCATGATGACATAGTAAATACAAGGGGACCTGTCTGCTCGCCCACATGGATGCATAAGTATGTCTTTCCCAGATACGAAGAGTATTGGAGCATACTCAAAGCATCTGGAAAGAGGATACTGTTCATGTCCGACGGATGCATGGACCGCTATGCAGATGACGTTATGGCATGCGGGGCAACGGGCATCATAACCGAACCATATACCGACTTCAAGGCTCTTGCACATAAATACGGCGATATTTTTCTTGCGGGTGAGGGAGATGTGCGCATTCTGATGAGAAATAATCATAATGAGATACGCGCAATGGTCGAGAGTATGGTGGACACCGCTCAGATATGCGGCGGATATTTTATGTGCATCGGAAACCATATACCATGGAACACACCGCCTGAGGCCATCAAATTCTATCTGGACCTCTCCGCCGAGCTTGCTCACAGATAAACAAGCTATTTAGAATAGAATATTGACGATTTTGCTTATATTGGTCGGGCTGTGTCGACATCCACTTTGCCGTCAGGGATGCTGCATGGAGTGATTAGCCTTCAATAAAAATAAGGCTGGGGCAGAACGCTCCGGCCTCTTAATTACTAGGCAGACTTGCGCTTAGCCTTACAGGGCCTGACATTCCAGGTAAATGCCAGCAGCACTCCCGAAAGGAAAGTGCAGGCCAAAATCCCGTATATGACTATATGCCATGCCGTGCCCTTGTCATAGATCGAGCCGAAGTGGTCCAGCATCCAGCCGAATCCTTTGGCTTCAGCCATTCTGCCAAGATAGCCGAACAGACCGATAAACCCTGCCGCTGTGCCGATAGCTTTCTTCGATGTCAAGTCCAGAGCAATGATCGCAATCATGTTGATAACCGGATACACGAAGAACCCAACAAGCGCAAGCATTAACATATCCAGCCATATCATACTTGGCGGAGTCAACAGGATGGTGGTAAATGCGCACAATACCGGGACCATACACAGCGTGCTGATCATGCCGCGGCGTCCACCGGCTTTGTCCGACATCCATCCGAAAAATATGGTCGATGGAATCCCGCCGAATTCAGTTAGGAGCACCGCGATACCGCCGCCGAGCAGAGTGGCATTCTTTATCTCGCGCAGATACATAGGACCCCAATCGAGCATGCTGTAACGTGAAACATAGGTGAAGAAGTTTGCAATCGCCAGCAGCCAGATGTATTTGTTCTTGAGAACATTGTTGACAAAGAGCTCTTTTGTGGTAAGCTCGCGCTCGATATCTGCACAATCATCCTGTGCGGCAGGGTAATCGTTTCGGTATTCCTCGACTGGAGGAAGCCCGACTGACTGCGGTGTGTCGCAGAGCCTGAAGAATATGTATATCGATCCTATGAGTGCTATTGCACCCGGCACATAGAATGCATATTGCCAGCCTCCGAAAGAACCGACCGCCCAGGCCGTAATTATACCGGCAAGCCCACCGCCAACGTTGTGGGCGGTGTTCCATATGCTGAATGTCAGACCGCGTTCGCGCTCACTGAACCAGTGTCCCATCGATCGTCCGCATGGAGGCCAGCCCATACCCTGGAAGAAGCCGTTTAGCGCCCAGAGCCAGATGTGTATGTTGAGATTTTGCACGCCGCCGAACGCAAAATTGCATATTGCCGTCAGCAGCAGACCGAGTGACATAAACTTGCGGGGGTTGCTTCTGTCTGAGACAGCTCCCATGAGAAACTTGCCCAGGCCGTATGTGGCGGCTGAGATTGCAAGGATGCTGCCTATGTCCGACTTGCTGTAATGAAGCGCACCCTCGATGTCTTTGGAGACAACCGAGAAATTGTTGCGGACCAGATAGAACAGTGCGTAACCGATGAATGTCGACTCCATAACGCGCCATCTGTATCCTGGATAGCGTTTTTTTACCATATCATCGGGCAGCCGCTTCTTGTGCGGCGCAGGCGACAGAAAATTCATCATGCTCCCTCGGTAAATTATTATTGTGAAAAGTAACACAACGCAGAGCCTGTTGTCAACCAATATTATATCAAATGCCACATCACCAAATCGTTGAGCTGAATGTATAATAATGACAGCGCAGCCACGTCTAATAATATATCTAGCCCTTCAGGGAGGAAACCAATGAAACGCACTTTGATTTGTATTGCCGCTGTGCTTGTGCTTGCGAGCGCGTGCATGGCTGCCACAGTATCATCTCCAAAATCTATCGCTCTGACCGTATATAATGGCAACTTCGCGCTGGTCAAAGACAATCGCGCTGTGAGCCTGGCTCAGGGCATAAACTCGATAGATGTCGAGGATGTTGCCGCCAAGATCGACCCGACAAGCGTGCTCTTTAAGTCCATTACAGCTCCCAACTCGGTCTCGATTCTTGAGCAGAACTATCAATATGACCTCATCAGCCCGAACAATATTCTGGGCAAATCTGTCGGCCAGAGGGTTGTATTCACATCTTATAATATGGATGGCTCCATGCGCCAGCAGGAAGGCATCTTGTTGAACCCGCCGGACAATGGCGGCATAGTTATCAGGACCGACGACGGCAACCTTGTGATGAACCCGTCGGGTCAGGTGACCTTGAAGCAGATGCCCGAAGGCCTTCACCCCAAGCCGACTTTAAACTGGCTGATTGCCAGCAACAAGGCATGTGACCAGAATGTCGAGATCAGTTATATTACTGACGGAATAGGCTGGAAGGCTGACTATGTGGCCTTGGTCAATAGAGACGATACTGCTCTCGACCTGGCGGGATGGGTCACTCTAAATAATCAGAGCGGCGCGACATATGAGAACGCCAAACTTACGCTTATGGCGGGTGATGTGCGCAGGATTCAGGACAGATACAGCTATGCCAGACCTGCGGTGGCAGGCAAAATGCTGGATTATGCCGAGGCATCGCAATTTGAGGAGAAGAGCTTCTCGGAATATCATATGTATACAATGGAACGCCCGACAGATATCCGCAACAAAGAGACCAAACAGCTTTCACTGCTCAATGCGTCCAACGCAGGCGTAAAGAAAGAGCTGATCTATGACGCTCGGGGCGATTGGTTCAAGAGCTGGTTCTATCCGGGCAGAAAAGATTATGATCCCGGCAGCGGCTATGACACATCGGACTATCACAAAGTAAACGTTGTCCTTGAGCTGAAAAACTCAAAAGAAAACCATATGGGTATGCCCCTTCCTGCGGGTAAGATCAGAGTATATAAACTCGACGACACAGGCAGCCAGCAGTTCATCGGTGAGGACAGCATCGACCATACTCCCAAGGACGAAAAAATCCGGCTGTATATAGGTGATGCGTTCGATGTGGTTGGCGATTACAAGCGCACGAACTACAGGAAAATCGCCTCGAATATAGTCGAGGAGAGTTTTGAGGTACAGATCAGGAACCACAAGGATGTGCCGGTGGAGGTCAAAGTCGTCGATCATGTATGGTCCGACTGGAAAGTAACACAATCTACCTGTGATTACACCAAGAAAGATGCCGGCACAATCGAATTTCCGGTCAAAGTGCCCAAGGACGGAAAGACAACCGTCACATATACTATTCGGACAAGTTGGTAATATAATCGATCCCTCCAGGTAAGACATCTGGAGGGATTTTTGTATCAGCTATTTACCGCGAGAGTTCGGCTATCCGGGATTTCGGCTCAGCAGGAGCTTCGCCCTCCCAACAATGAGCTTTCCGGGAGGGCGAGGTTCCCACCGAGCCATATCAGCTCCTGTAAAAGTAACTGCTTCTATTTACCGCCCAATTTCACGACAGCGTAGTTCTTCTTGCCTCTTCTGATCAACAGCAGAGCGCCGTGAATGAAGTCGGATGTCTTAGGCTGGAAGTCTATATCCGAGACCCGCTGGTTGTTGATATACACACCGCCCGAGCCTATCTGGCGTCTGGCTTCCGACTTGGACGCGATGAGACCGCTGTCCACCGCAAGCTGCAATGCATTGGGCACTGATTCAACGGTGTCGTAGCTCAGTGTCGGAGCGCTCTCAACAGCCGAAAGCAGTGTCTTGAGGTCTACACTCGCCAGATCGCTGTCGCCGAAGAGAGCCTGGCTCGCCGCCACGACTTTGTCCGCCTCTGTTTTGTCGTGAATAATGGATGTTACTTCATAGGCCAGTTTCTTTTGTGCCTCTCGTCTTTCAGGCGCAGTCTCTACCTTACTTATCAAGTCAGAGATATCCTCGTGGCTTAGGAGAGTAAAGTATTTCAGATATTTCACGACATCGCGGTCGTCTGTGTTCACAAAGTATTGATACAGCGCATATGGCGAAGTCAGTTCTGCATCGAGCCAGATCGCCCCAGCTTCGGACTTGCCGAATTTCTGACCAGCCGCATTAGTGACCAGCGGGAAAGTAAGGCAATACGCCTGCTTCGAGAGCTTGCGTCTGACAAGCTCTATCCCGGCAGTCATGTTTCCCCACTGATCTGCGCCTCCCACCTGCATTTTGCAGTCATACTCTTTGTAGAGATGATAAAAATCATATGCCTGCAGGAGCATGTAGCTGAACTCGGTGTAGGATATGCCGACCTCGTCCCTATCGAGCCTGGCACTGACGGAGTCCTTGGCCATCATCATATTGACGCTGAAGTGCTTGCCCACATCCCGTAGGAATTCTATAGCCGTAATTGGAGCCATCCAGTCATAATTATTGACCACACGCACGCCGGTGGAGCCGGACGGATCGAGCACTTTCTCGATCTGCGCACGGATTCCCTCGACATAGCTGTCGACTGTCTCTTTGGTGTTGAGTGTGCGCTCGGTTGCCTTGCCGCTTGGATCGCCTATGAGGCCGGTTGCGCCGCCTACCAGCGCGATGGGTTTATGACCCGCAAGCTGGAATCGTTTGAGTGTGAGCAGAGGCAGCAGGCTGCCTATATGCAAACTGGCAGCGGTAGGGTCGAAGCCACAATACAGGGTCTGTCCGGGATTTGCCAGCAGTTCAGGAATCCCCTCAGGGTCCGAACTCTGGAATATTATTTCTCGCCATTTCAAGTCTTCGTAGATCGTCATTTTACCACCCTGTATTGTAATATTTTCGGCTTTGCCTATAGTCATTGTAGACTCAGGCCTCAATCATGGTAATCTGGGCAAGCGAGGAAGTCAAATCTGGAAGATATACGTGGATTTGCCGGATTCGGAGATCCGGCATTGGCATTAGGGTGAGGATTCGGAGATCCTCACCCATCGGTAATGATCAACTATTTCGTAGATTTTCGTTTGGATGAATATCCGACAATTCCAATTATTCCAACAATAAACAGCAGCATACTGCTCGGTTCAGGGCATACGCAAACATCACCTGGACTTGCCCAGGCCGTGCCCATAACAAATATCTCAAGCACGCAGACAAATGCGCAGCATATTAAACTCTTCATAACTGCCTCCATCCCGTTCTATCGGGCAAAATGGAGGCGGGCTTTAGACTATTCGGCCTATAAACTCGCGCATGGCTGCCTGCGCACACGCCACCTTCAGCTCTTTGCGCATCTTCTTGGGATGCTTTTCGAGTATGGGAGGCAGGATTCCGAAGTTGGAGTTCATGGGCTGGAAGTCGTCCATCGAGCAGTTTGCGATATAGTC encodes the following:
- a CDS encoding TlpA family protein disulfide reductase, whose product is MSINRIIALSTVILAIFMLIEPACAAVTVGSKAPDFQLTSVDGKSTIKLSSHFGKPMLLVYWATWCPHCRTELPVIQKIYGDLHSAGLEIVGISMDNSAKDAREFMKSKSVTFPVAFGGTDQGMKVADTYGVSGIPAMFVLDKNAVVKAIFRGEAGEKTIRSELAKLGLSK
- a CDS encoding MFS transporter; the encoded protein is MMNFLSPAPHKKRLPDDMVKKRYPGYRWRVMESTFIGYALFYLVRNNFSVVSKDIEGALHYSKSDIGSILAISAATYGLGKFLMGAVSDRSNPRKFMSLGLLLTAICNFAFGGVQNLNIHIWLWALNGFFQGMGWPPCGRSMGHWFSERERGLTFSIWNTAHNVGGGLAGIITAWAVGSFGGWQYAFYVPGAIALIGSIYIFFRLCDTPQSVGLPPVEEYRNDYPAAQDDCADIERELTTKELFVNNVLKNKYIWLLAIANFFTYVSRYSMLDWGPMYLREIKNATLLGGGIAVLLTEFGGIPSTIFFGWMSDKAGGRRGMISTLCMVPVLCAFTTILLTPPSMIWLDMLMLALVGFFVYPVINMIAIIALDLTSKKAIGTAAGFIGLFGYLGRMAEAKGFGWMLDHFGSIYDKGTAWHIVIYGILACTFLSGVLLAFTWNVRPCKAKRKSA
- a CDS encoding DUF4139 domain-containing protein — its product is MKRTLICIAAVLVLASACMAATVSSPKSIALTVYNGNFALVKDNRAVSLAQGINSIDVEDVAAKIDPTSVLFKSITAPNSVSILEQNYQYDLISPNNILGKSVGQRVVFTSYNMDGSMRQQEGILLNPPDNGGIVIRTDDGNLVMNPSGQVTLKQMPEGLHPKPTLNWLIASNKACDQNVEISYITDGIGWKADYVALVNRDDTALDLAGWVTLNNQSGATYENAKLTLMAGDVRRIQDRYSYARPAVAGKMLDYAEASQFEEKSFSEYHMYTMERPTDIRNKETKQLSLLNASNAGVKKELIYDARGDWFKSWFYPGRKDYDPGSGYDTSDYHKVNVVLELKNSKENHMGMPLPAGKIRVYKLDDTGSQQFIGEDSIDHTPKDEKIRLYIGDAFDVVGDYKRTNYRKIASNIVEESFEVQIRNHKDVPVEVKVVDHVWSDWKVTQSTCDYTKKDAGTIEFPVKVPKDGKTTVTYTIRTSW
- the tyrS gene encoding tyrosine--tRNA ligase, with translation MTIYEDLKWREIIFQSSDPEGIPELLANPGQTLYCGFDPTAASLHIGSLLPLLTLKRFQLAGHKPIALVGGATGLIGDPSGKATERTLNTKETVDSYVEGIRAQIEKVLDPSGSTGVRVVNNYDWMAPITAIEFLRDVGKHFSVNMMMAKDSVSARLDRDEVGISYTEFSYMLLQAYDFYHLYKEYDCKMQVGGADQWGNMTAGIELVRRKLSKQAYCLTFPLVTNAAGQKFGKSEAGAIWLDAELTSPYALYQYFVNTDDRDVVKYLKYFTLLSHEDISDLISKVETAPERREAQKKLAYEVTSIIHDKTEADKVVAASQALFGDSDLASVDLKTLLSAVESAPTLSYDTVESVPNALQLAVDSGLIASKSEARRQIGSGGVYINNQRVSDIDFQPKTSDFIHGALLLIRRGKKNYAVVKLGGK
- a CDS encoding PEP-CTERM sorting domain-containing protein; this translates as MKSLICCAFVCVLEIFVMGTAWASPGDVCVCPEPSSMLLFIVGIIGIVGYSSKRKSTK